In 'Nostoc azollae' 0708, the following are encoded in one genomic region:
- a CDS encoding CBS domain-containing protein, with amino-acid sequence MDNLLVEARSSSVLVVEDNQPVGIFTKRDVVRLSAQKRNLDNLAIRHVMAHPVVTLYESELTDLFFAVNLL; translated from the coding sequence ATGGATAACTTACTGGTGGAGGCACGCTCTAGCTCTGTCCTGGTTGTAGAAGATAATCAACCAGTGGGGATTTTCACAAAAAGGGATGTGGTTCGACTGAGCGCCCAAAAACGAAATCTAGACAACCTAGCCATCCGTCATGTGATGGCTCATCCTGTTGTCACCTTGTATGAGTCGGAACTTACTGACCTCTTTTTTGCCGTTAATCTACTCTAA
- the tpiA gene encoding triose-phosphate isomerase, giving the protein MRKIVIAGNWKMFKTWSESETFLRGFLPHLEETPSEREIVLCPPFTDLSVMSKYLHGSLIQLGAQNVHWEENGAYTGEIAAPMLTEIGVRYVIVGHSERREYFGETDATVNLRLKAAQKHGLIPILCVGETKQQRDAGETEKLIISQLEKDLVDINQKNLVIAYEPIWAIGTGDTCEATEANRVIGLIRSQLTNPNVSIQYGGSVKPNNIDEIMAQPEIDGALVGGASLEADSFARIVNYKKID; this is encoded by the coding sequence GTGCGAAAAATCGTTATTGCCGGTAACTGGAAAATGTTCAAAACCTGGTCAGAATCCGAAACATTCTTACGCGGATTTCTGCCCCACCTGGAGGAAACACCCTCAGAACGAGAAATTGTACTCTGTCCTCCCTTCACTGACTTAAGCGTCATGTCCAAATATTTGCATGGTAGCCTTATCCAACTAGGCGCACAAAACGTCCACTGGGAAGAAAATGGAGCCTACACAGGTGAAATTGCTGCTCCCATGCTCACAGAAATTGGTGTGCGCTATGTCATAGTTGGTCATAGCGAAAGACGGGAATACTTTGGCGAAACAGACGCAACCGTTAACCTCCGCCTCAAAGCAGCCCAAAAGCATGGGCTAATCCCCATTCTCTGTGTTGGTGAAACCAAACAACAACGCGACGCAGGGGAAACCGAAAAACTGATTATCTCCCAGCTAGAAAAAGACTTAGTGGACATTAATCAAAAGAATTTGGTTATTGCTTATGAACCAATTTGGGCAATAGGAACTGGTGACACCTGTGAAGCCACAGAAGCAAATCGGGTAATTGGCCTAATTCGATCTCAATTGACTAATCCTAACGTCTCAATTCAATACGGCGGTTCAGTCAAACCAAACAATATTGATGAGATTATGGCACAACCAGAAATTGACGGCGCTCTTGTAGGAGGTGCTAGTCTAGAAGCTGATAGTTTTGCCAGGATTGTTAATTATAAGAAAATAGACTGA
- a CDS encoding LAGLIDADG family homing endonuclease, translating into MVQELERKRQSASFPESAPAANPVFFRTYSRRTDAGLRESWNEVCDRTLKGLVELGKLSREEAAILDKMQRNMRALPSGRWLWVGGTNWLTKPKNFSGAYNCTSTNLLDWKAFGLMMDLAMMGCGTGAVIEPQYIKKLPIIRNRLNITVKSEIGSTPKEQRREFTQTHIEANTATIYVGDSREGWVESYQTLLELSSDERFTGEVQVFVDISDVRQSGETLKGFGGMANPVKLPGLYQRCASILNKALGRQLNSVECCLLIDEAAVTIVAGNIRRCLPEDALVHTSKGLVPIRDVQVGDLVQTPLGFRRVVDKFDQGFQDVYEIETNATYPRATLNHKQAVLADAKGEVNWKSVASLVEGDRLLHNIQILPGTVTHLPADLTESSPSQSRTIKSLLVPDLTPEVAWLIGLTHGDGYVALGRNKYDKPYGHVQWSVNSLQIEQTEIIQAKIDSALALFGLTATHSVTKGENTAKSICSSIRLAEYFHGYIKQPNVPLIIPSFILQGSVDIRSAYLAGLIDSNGAVNNRLPHLVTSVYRSFIRQVGTVLSSLGMAARTTTSCPEKQEWQVKYNLTLPALKHYYNALIAPHSVKGELPQGLKMYGFTVPGAMMCEAYTYSEMREMGFQGSCTVDANYERYIAEADISLDIAVTVKGLGSYDHVQTYDIEVEEAHCFYCDGYLTHNSAGMRQFVAEDEQGATAKDNLWQQDTEGNWRIDSERDSLRMANHTRVFHRKPTLEESIGAVRKQYYSGEGAIQWAGEAVARANADLLNTPELKTEFLQAYEQGKAQDWIKEYYPEIDPDELEHRIGRFGLNPCGEIVGSNFHCNLSEVHLNQLDPDNYKEQEEAFTAGALSVAALLNHKFQEPRYQYSRELDPIVGVSFTGLFDFFVHAFGVDWLCWWEQGRPETPGGMVFKRGEQKYLSKWREIVHKAVWEYCDKHNIKCPNRCTTVQPSGCLDRTALRIFDQGLLYADEILNPGSGETVNLNLSVRKGIPISTGIANQPLQLIKVTLRNGRILRMTANHRLSINGSWVYAADMTPGMKIDFSIGEYKNQQDASLLNIDQFQYTREGRQLELGHSPGITATMIKTPKTMSPDLSYFIGALFGDGCLSPYKHHIRFCRNDYALVQRLQQIGEELFGLQGQIRKYSNREAFELSFASVQLFNWLQLNGLAKIQESQSLERIPLAIRCSSQATILSFFCGLIDTDGCIRSTGRMSIDSASEKFLRNLQEIGEAVGLCFSIFHNTQGENKQGQKDMWGLCLSRMLSQPDALAYLNKNTQKAKARPIPSAKRSFKFEPYTVKSVEWEETPDYSYDFAVEGIDDNDSWYWQGGIKSHNTKSLLTGASSGWHPPKAQRFIRRITFRKNDPVALACIDYGYNVIPSQSDKDENGNLLNDPFDPSCTEWLVEIPVAVSWADLPGADVIDVSKFSALAQLDFVMQVQKFYTSHNTSATLELRSEEVEPLGKRIYEAIQNDEGYISAALLARFDDLQSFPRLPFEPIDKSTYQRLSQEVKARRKTDDFCAALSRYDLGEMMEVGPSGCDSDKCMFPDQPPTS; encoded by the coding sequence ATGGTTCAAGAACTGGAACGTAAACGCCAGAGTGCATCTTTCCCCGAATCTGCTCCAGCAGCCAATCCTGTATTTTTTAGAACCTACAGCCGTCGTACAGACGCGGGTTTAAGAGAATCCTGGAATGAAGTGTGCGATCGCACACTTAAAGGCTTAGTCGAATTAGGCAAACTGAGCCGCGAAGAAGCCGCCATTTTAGATAAAATGCAGCGCAATATGAGAGCTTTACCCAGCGGACGCTGGTTGTGGGTAGGAGGAACCAACTGGTTAACCAAACCCAAAAACTTCTCCGGTGCTTATAACTGTACCTCCACCAACCTCCTAGACTGGAAAGCCTTCGGTTTAATGATGGACCTAGCCATGATGGGTTGTGGTACAGGAGCAGTGATAGAACCACAGTATATTAAAAAGCTGCCCATCATCCGCAATCGCCTAAATATCACCGTCAAAAGTGAAATTGGTAGCACTCCTAAGGAACAGCGTCGTGAATTTACACAAACCCATATAGAAGCTAACACCGCTACTATCTACGTCGGAGACAGCCGTGAAGGTTGGGTTGAGTCCTATCAAACCCTTTTAGAACTTTCCAGCGATGAACGCTTTACAGGTGAAGTTCAGGTATTTGTAGATATTAGCGATGTGCGTCAATCAGGGGAAACCCTGAAAGGCTTTGGCGGTATGGCTAATCCTGTGAAGTTGCCTGGATTGTATCAGCGTTGTGCCTCTATTCTCAATAAGGCTTTAGGTAGACAATTAAACTCAGTTGAATGCTGTTTATTAATTGATGAAGCTGCTGTCACAATTGTTGCTGGAAATATTCGTCGCTGTCTTCCTGAAGATGCCTTAGTTCATACATCCAAAGGTCTTGTACCCATTCGTGATGTGCAAGTCGGTGACTTAGTACAAACTCCTTTAGGATTTCGTCGAGTAGTTGATAAATTCGACCAAGGATTTCAGGATGTCTATGAAATTGAAACTAATGCAACTTACCCTAGAGCAACTTTAAACCACAAACAAGCAGTCTTAGCAGATGCTAAAGGTGAAGTTAACTGGAAATCAGTTGCAAGTTTAGTGGAAGGCGATCGCCTGCTTCATAACATACAAATCCTACCTGGTACAGTTACCCATCTTCCTGCTGATCTTACAGAATCCAGCCCTTCCCAAAGCCGAACAATAAAGTCCTTGCTTGTTCCTGATCTCACACCTGAAGTAGCTTGGCTAATAGGATTGACTCACGGTGATGGCTATGTTGCCCTTGGTCGTAATAAGTATGATAAGCCCTATGGCCATGTTCAATGGTCAGTGAATAGCTTACAGATTGAACAAACAGAAATAATTCAAGCCAAAATAGATTCTGCCTTGGCTTTATTTGGACTGACTGCTACTCATAGCGTGACCAAAGGTGAAAATACTGCCAAGTCAATTTGTTCTTCTATCCGACTGGCTGAATACTTTCATGGCTATATTAAGCAGCCTAATGTTCCCTTAATAATTCCTAGTTTTATTTTGCAAGGTTCAGTAGATATTAGATCTGCTTACTTAGCTGGATTAATAGACAGTAATGGAGCAGTTAATAATCGGCTTCCCCATCTAGTTACATCAGTTTATCGCTCATTTATTAGACAAGTTGGTACTGTTTTATCCAGCTTAGGTATGGCTGCAAGAACTACCACAAGTTGTCCAGAAAAGCAGGAATGGCAAGTTAAGTACAACCTGACACTACCTGCCCTTAAACATTATTATAACGCCCTAATTGCCCCCCATTCAGTTAAGGGAGAACTGCCTCAGGGACTTAAAATGTATGGTTTTACTGTTCCTGGTGCGATGATGTGCGAAGCTTACACCTACAGCGAAATGCGAGAAATGGGTTTCCAGGGTTCTTGCACTGTTGATGCCAACTATGAACGCTATATAGCTGAAGCTGATATCTCACTGGATATTGCTGTGACAGTCAAAGGTTTAGGAAGTTACGATCATGTTCAAACTTATGACATTGAAGTGGAAGAAGCCCATTGTTTTTACTGCGACGGTTATCTGACGCATAACTCAGCTGGGATGAGACAATTCGTTGCAGAAGATGAACAAGGCGCAACTGCCAAAGATAACTTATGGCAACAAGACACAGAAGGCAACTGGCGCATAGATTCAGAACGTGATTCTTTGCGGATGGCGAACCATACGAGAGTATTTCATCGCAAACCAACATTAGAAGAATCTATCGGTGCTGTACGTAAGCAGTATTACAGTGGTGAGGGAGCAATTCAATGGGCTGGTGAAGCAGTCGCTAGGGCTAATGCTGATTTACTAAATACACCAGAATTGAAAACTGAGTTTCTGCAAGCTTACGAGCAAGGAAAAGCTCAGGATTGGATAAAAGAATACTATCCTGAAATTGATCCTGATGAGCTAGAACATAGAATAGGTAGGTTTGGGCTAAATCCGTGCGGAGAAATTGTAGGTAGTAATTTCCACTGCAATTTATCTGAAGTACACTTAAACCAACTTGACCCCGACAACTACAAAGAACAAGAGGAAGCATTTACTGCAGGGGCGCTTTCCGTAGCCGCACTGTTAAATCATAAATTTCAAGAACCCCGCTATCAATACAGTCGGGAACTTGATCCCATTGTCGGCGTTTCCTTCACTGGTTTATTTGATTTCTTTGTCCATGCTTTTGGTGTGGACTGGTTGTGCTGGTGGGAGCAAGGCAGACCAGAAACACCCGGAGGAATGGTGTTTAAACGTGGTGAGCAAAAATATCTCAGCAAATGGAGAGAAATCGTACATAAAGCGGTTTGGGAATATTGCGACAAGCACAACATCAAATGCCCTAATCGTTGTACCACAGTGCAGCCGTCTGGGTGTCTTGATCGCACAGCATTACGGATCTTTGATCAAGGTTTGCTTTATGCTGATGAAATACTCAATCCAGGTAGTGGTGAAACCGTCAACTTAAACTTGAGTGTGCGTAAAGGAATTCCCATTTCTACAGGCATTGCTAATCAACCCCTGCAACTGATTAAAGTCACTTTAAGGAATGGGCGCATCCTCCGCATGACCGCAAATCACCGTCTTTCCATCAATGGAAGTTGGGTTTATGCAGCCGATATGACTCCTGGTATGAAAATTGATTTCAGTATCGGCGAGTATAAAAATCAGCAAGATGCATCTTTACTCAATATTGATCAATTCCAGTACACACGGGAAGGAAGACAATTAGAACTCGGTCATAGTCCCGGAATCACAGCAACTATGATTAAAACACCAAAAACCATGTCTCCTGATTTGTCCTACTTTATTGGAGCATTATTTGGAGATGGCTGCTTGAGTCCTTATAAACACCACATCCGTTTTTGCAGGAATGATTACGCATTAGTCCAAAGACTGCAACAAATCGGAGAAGAACTTTTTGGTTTACAAGGACAGATTCGCAAATATTCTAACAGAGAAGCTTTTGAACTATCTTTTGCCAGCGTTCAGCTTTTTAACTGGTTGCAACTGAATGGGTTAGCAAAAATACAAGAAAGCCAAAGCCTCGAGAGAATACCCTTAGCAATTCGTTGTTCTTCTCAAGCAACCATCTTGTCTTTTTTCTGCGGTTTAATTGACACAGACGGCTGTATTCGTTCGACAGGGCGGATGTCTATTGATAGTGCCAGTGAAAAATTCCTGCGAAACCTCCAGGAAATTGGTGAAGCAGTGGGTCTGTGCTTCTCGATTTTCCATAATACCCAGGGAGAAAACAAGCAAGGTCAGAAGGATATGTGGGGCTTATGTCTGAGTCGGATGTTGTCTCAACCAGATGCCTTAGCTTATTTAAACAAAAATACCCAGAAAGCTAAAGCTCGTCCTATCCCTTCTGCAAAACGGAGTTTCAAATTTGAACCTTACACTGTAAAATCTGTAGAGTGGGAAGAAACCCCCGACTATAGTTACGATTTCGCTGTGGAAGGAATAGATGATAATGACTCCTGGTACTGGCAGGGAGGAATTAAATCTCATAACACTAAATCTCTCTTAACTGGTGCGAGTTCCGGCTGGCATCCTCCCAAAGCCCAAAGATTTATCCGCCGAATCACCTTCCGTAAAAATGACCCCGTAGCCCTAGCTTGTATAGATTATGGTTATAATGTCATCCCATCTCAATCTGACAAAGACGAAAACGGCAACTTACTCAACGATCCTTTTGACCCTAGTTGTACTGAATGGCTGGTAGAAATACCCGTTGCTGTCTCTTGGGCAGATTTACCAGGTGCTGATGTAATTGATGTGTCTAAATTCTCAGCCTTAGCCCAATTAGATTTTGTAATGCAAGTACAAAAGTTCTACACATCCCATAACACCTCTGCAACTTTAGAACTGCGTTCTGAGGAAGTTGAACCTTTAGGAAAGCGCATCTATGAAGCTATCCAAAACGATGAAGGGTATATTTCTGCGGCTTTATTAGCAAGGTTTGATGATTTACAATCTTTCCCCCGCTTGCCCTTTGAACCCATAGACAAGTCCACATATCAGCGTTTGTCTCAAGAAGTCAAGGCACGACGGAAAACAGATGACTTCTGTGCAGCACTAAGTCGTTACGATTTAGGGGAAATGATGGAAGTAGGACCAAGTGGTTGTGACTCTGATAAATGTATGTTCCCAGATCAGCCGCCAACTTCATAG
- the folP gene encoding dihydropteroate synthase — protein MSNQLIIREHCFIWGQRTYLMGILNITPDSFSDGGQFNTTSAALAQAQAMVAAGADIIDIGSQSSRPGAKLITLTEELDRLLSVLQIIRPEIAVPISVDTTRAYVAKAAIAAGADIVNDISGGTYDPEMLPTVASLDVPIMLMHIRGTPQTMQEKTYYQDLMGEIYSFLSQQISAAIAVGIKQNKIIIDPGIGFAKNYEHNLEIFRRLQTLKMLGCPILVGASRKNFIGKILNQPDPKARVWGTAAACCAAIFNGTDIVRVHDVPEMRDVLLVADAIYRQQR, from the coding sequence ATGTCAAACCAATTAATTATTCGAGAACACTGTTTCATCTGGGGACAGCGGACTTATTTGATGGGAATTTTAAATATCACCCCTGACAGCTTTAGTGACGGTGGTCAATTTAACACAACATCAGCCGCTTTAGCCCAGGCACAAGCAATGGTAGCTGCTGGTGCTGATATCATTGATATAGGTAGTCAATCAAGCAGACCAGGCGCAAAACTAATCACTCTCACAGAAGAACTTGACCGACTGCTGTCAGTGTTACAAATAATTCGACCAGAAATTGCCGTTCCCATTTCTGTAGATACAACTAGAGCATATGTAGCTAAAGCTGCTATCGCAGCCGGAGCAGATATAGTCAATGATATTTCTGGAGGTACCTACGACCCAGAAATGTTGCCAACTGTAGCCAGTTTAGATGTGCCAATTATGTTAATGCACATCCGAGGAACTCCCCAAACAATGCAAGAAAAAACTTATTATCAGGATTTAATGGGGGAAATTTATAGTTTTTTATCACAGCAAATTTCTGCCGCTATTGCTGTAGGTATTAAACAGAACAAAATTATTATTGATCCAGGTATTGGCTTTGCTAAAAACTATGAGCATAATTTAGAAATTTTTCGCCGCTTGCAAACCTTAAAAATGCTTGGATGTCCAATACTGGTGGGAGCTTCCCGTAAAAATTTTATAGGCAAAATTTTAAACCAACCAGATCCAAAAGCCAGAGTTTGGGGAACAGCAGCAGCGTGTTGTGCAGCCATTTTTAATGGTACTGATATCGTCAGAGTTCACGATGTTCCAGAAATGCGAGATGTCTTACTAGTTGCTGATGCTATCTATAGACAGCAAAGATAA
- a CDS encoding CBS domain-containing protein: protein MSTPVFYVNGDESLWTLQQIIEQRLIQRLAVSGTQGELLGIVTQSSIL from the coding sequence ATGAGTACACCTGTTTTCTATGTCAATGGCGATGAATCTCTGTGGACTCTGCAGCAGATAATCGAGCAGCGATTGATTCAGCGTTTAGCAGTGTCAGGAACACAAGGGGAACTCCTAGGCATTGTTACCCAAAGTAGCATTTTATAA
- a CDS encoding HAMP domain-containing histidine kinase produces MQEKEVSKMRSRFISMPSHEFRTPLASIS; encoded by the coding sequence GTGCAAGAAAAAGAAGTCAGCAAGATGCGATCACGCTTTATTTCCATGCCATCCCATGAATTTCGCACACCATTAGCGAGCATTTCCTGA
- a CDS encoding SPFH domain-containing protein, which translates to MEPIIAIVLALIGYALGSAKQINQGNEALVERLGRYHRKLKPGLNFIVPFIDQIVMEDTTREQVLDIKPQNVITKDNVYLEVDAVVYWRITEIEKSFYAIDNLEQALSNLTTTTLREIIAQNTLEDTSMSRANMDKSLLSELNPITKEWGVDIMRLDIQSITPPESVRKSMEEERAAEIKKRALISEAEGERQAAIKKAEGTKTSMQIIGEAIRSHPESREILRYLVAQDYVQASQKLGASNNAKIVFVDPANSTDMFQELISESVSKEEPNQTTGNVNGST; encoded by the coding sequence ATGGAGCCAATTATTGCTATAGTTTTAGCACTCATAGGTTATGCTTTAGGATCTGCAAAACAGATTAATCAAGGTAATGAAGCTTTAGTTGAACGCTTGGGACGGTATCATCGGAAACTTAAACCAGGTCTTAACTTTATTGTTCCTTTTATTGACCAAATTGTCATGGAGGATACAACACGGGAGCAGGTTTTAGACATTAAGCCTCAAAATGTGATTACTAAAGATAACGTCTATTTAGAAGTTGATGCTGTTGTTTACTGGCGGATCACAGAGATTGAAAAAAGCTTTTATGCAATTGACAATCTGGAACAGGCACTATCTAATTTAACCACAACTACACTACGGGAAATTATCGCTCAGAATACCTTAGAAGATACCAGTATGTCCAGAGCCAATATGGATAAGTCTCTGTTAAGCGAGTTAAATCCAATTACTAAGGAGTGGGGTGTTGATATTATGCGGTTGGATATTCAGAGTATTACACCCCCTGAAAGTGTGCGTAAGTCAATGGAAGAAGAACGTGCTGCGGAAATAAAAAAACGGGCGCTGATTTCGGAAGCGGAAGGTGAAAGACAAGCTGCAATTAAAAAAGCAGAAGGAACTAAAACTTCTATGCAAATTATCGGTGAAGCCATACGTTCCCATCCTGAAAGTAGAGAAATTCTTCGGTATCTTGTTGCTCAAGATTATGTACAGGCTAGTCAAAAACTCGGTGCAAGTAATAATGCTAAAATCGTCTTTGTAGACCCGGCTAATTCTACAGATATGTTTCAGGAGTTGATTTCGGAATCTGTCTCTAAAGAAGAACCAAATCAGACTACTGGTAATGTTAATGGCTCTACTTAA
- a CDS encoding GTP-binding protein produces MTSTLPQPEHSDSPNWEEELDSAIFTFEDIQAELNYTQAKTALRNLVNNLDLNIQEKSGLEAEIADLETMLLKLESMVVQIAVFGMVGRGKSSLLNALVGQAVFETGPLHGVTRAEQKVNWRISEEAIGTLRVTLPATGQSQVELIDTPGLDEVDGETRAALAEQVAKQADLILFVISGDMTKIEQVALSQLREVGKPMILVFNKVDQYPEADRIAIYEKIRDDRVRELLSPEEIVMSAASPLVKTAVFRADGTKSIQLRQCHAQVDELKLKILEILHREGKALVALNSMLYADTVNEQVVQRKLMIREQNAKELIWKAVMTKAIAIALNPLTVVDILSSVVIDITLILGLSKLYGIPMTESGAVKLLQKIALSMGGIGASELLANLGLSGLKTLLGISASATAGVALVPYISVAITQAGVAGVSSYGIGQVTKTYLANGATWGPEGPKAVVSRILSTLDETSILNRIKDELLTKVRGRKQAKE; encoded by the coding sequence ATGACATCAACGTTACCCCAACCTGAACATAGTGATTCACCCAACTGGGAAGAAGAACTAGATAGCGCCATCTTTACATTTGAAGATATTCAAGCGGAACTCAACTATACACAAGCAAAAACAGCACTGCGTAATTTAGTCAACAATCTTGACCTCAACATCCAGGAAAAATCTGGGTTGGAAGCTGAAATTGCGGACTTAGAAACCATGCTTTTAAAACTAGAAAGTATGGTGGTGCAGATTGCGGTATTTGGGATGGTAGGACGTGGTAAGTCTTCTCTACTCAATGCTTTGGTGGGTCAAGCTGTATTTGAAACTGGCCCCTTGCATGGTGTTACCCGTGCAGAACAAAAGGTGAATTGGCGTATCAGTGAAGAAGCAATAGGTACTTTAAGAGTGACTTTACCTGCTACTGGCCAGTCCCAAGTGGAATTAATTGATACTCCGGGATTAGATGAAGTTGACGGTGAAACCCGGGCTGCGTTAGCCGAACAGGTTGCAAAACAAGCTGATTTAATTCTGTTTGTGATTTCTGGGGATATGACCAAGATTGAACAGGTGGCGCTTTCCCAGTTACGAGAAGTAGGTAAACCGATGATTTTGGTGTTTAACAAAGTTGACCAGTATCCAGAAGCTGATCGGATTGCAATTTACGAGAAAATCCGAGATGACAGGGTAAGAGAGTTGCTTTCACCTGAAGAAATTGTCATGTCTGCGGCTTCACCTTTGGTAAAAACTGCTGTATTTCGTGCTGATGGTACCAAGAGTATACAATTGCGTCAATGTCATGCTCAGGTGGATGAACTAAAACTGAAAATTTTAGAAATTCTACATCGGGAAGGTAAGGCTTTGGTGGCGCTAAATTCCATGCTTTATGCTGATACAGTGAATGAGCAAGTTGTCCAGCGTAAACTGATGATTCGGGAACAGAATGCTAAGGAGTTGATTTGGAAAGCTGTAATGACCAAAGCTATTGCGATCGCACTCAATCCTTTGACTGTAGTTGATATACTTAGCAGTGTGGTTATTGATATTACCTTAATTTTAGGTTTATCTAAACTCTACGGCATCCCTATGACAGAAAGCGGTGCTGTAAAATTACTACAAAAAATTGCCCTGAGTATGGGTGGTATCGGAGCCAGTGAACTACTGGCAAACTTGGGGTTAAGTGGGTTAAAAACCTTACTGGGTATCTCTGCATCAGCCACAGCAGGAGTCGCCCTTGTCCCCTATATATCCGTAGCCATAACACAAGCAGGAGTAGCTGGTGTTTCTTCTTATGGTATTGGTCAAGTCACCAAGACTTATTTAGCTAATGGGGCGACTTGGGGGCCAGAAGGACCAAAAGCAGTCGTTAGTCGCATTTTATCAACTCTAGATGAAACTTCTATTTTGAACCGGATTAAAGATGAATTATTGACAAAGGTAAGAGGTAGAAAACAGGCGAAAGAATAA
- a CDS encoding RNA recognition motif domain-containing protein, which produces MTIYVGNLSYRATEADLKAVFADYGEVKRVVLPTERETGRMRGFAFVEMLEDAQEDAAITELDGAEWMGRQVRVNKAKPREDNGRDDSRRGSWSRKQDY; this is translated from the coding sequence ATGACTATTTACGTTGGAAATCTCTCTTACCGTGCGACTGAGGCAGACTTAAAAGCCGTGTTTGCCGATTATGGTGAGGTAAAAAGAGTTGTTTTACCTACTGAGCGCGAAACCGGAAGGATGCGCGGATTTGCTTTTGTTGAAATGCTTGAAGATGCTCAAGAAGATGCTGCTATCACAGAATTAGATGGTGCGGAATGGATGGGTCGTCAAGTGAGAGTTAATAAAGCAAAGCCACGAGAGGATAACGGACGGGATGATAGTCGGCGGGGGAGTTGGAGTAGAAAACAAGATTATTAA
- a CDS encoding SWIM zinc finger family protein, giving the protein MTNFTLQASREWWSQRWLDLLDSYRFKKRLERARSYYRQGNVLSIEFKDAKVLAWVQGSEAEPYKVSLFLDSFSDEEWGYVIETMSHKSVFAAKLLAGEMPQKIEEVFTSNGLSLFPFTLGDVHGKCSCPDKAVPCKHIGAVYYQLGDHFSEDPFVLFQLRGRTKEQIISDLRNLRSNKNINLASERFIQEEKYTRQSSIYQHKYSIKIDEFWQYNEPLEPSLVVIIPSLNETVLDILGTIPLAKDEEDLGNSPVGDVIINYLQSVYKYISQKAVFAAMNVGE; this is encoded by the coding sequence ATGACTAATTTTACCTTACAAGCAAGTAGAGAATGGTGGTCACAAAGATGGCTAGATTTACTAGATTCCTATCGATTTAAAAAGCGGTTAGAACGGGCTAGGAGTTATTATAGACAAGGGAATGTTTTGAGTATTGAGTTTAAAGATGCGAAAGTTTTAGCGTGGGTACAAGGTAGTGAAGCAGAACCTTATAAAGTTTCTCTTTTTCTTGACTCTTTTAGTGATGAAGAGTGGGGTTATGTGATTGAAACGATGTCCCATAAGTCAGTTTTTGCGGCTAAGTTACTAGCAGGAGAAATGCCACAAAAGATAGAAGAAGTATTTACATCTAACGGACTTTCGTTGTTTCCTTTTACTCTGGGTGATGTTCACGGTAAATGTTCTTGTCCTGATAAAGCAGTACCTTGTAAACATATTGGTGCGGTATATTATCAATTAGGCGATCACTTTAGTGAAGACCCATTTGTTTTATTTCAATTACGGGGACGTACCAAAGAACAAATCATTAGCGATTTACGAAATTTACGCAGCAATAAGAATATAAATTTGGCTTCTGAAAGGTTTATACAAGAAGAAAAATATACTCGTCAATCGTCAATTTATCAACATAAATATTCCATAAAAATAGATGAGTTTTGGCAATATAATGAGCCTTTAGAACCTTCTTTAGTAGTAATTATTCCTTCCTTGAATGAGACAGTATTAGATATTTTGGGTACAATTCCTCTGGCTAAAGATGAAGAAGATTTAGGAAATTCACCTGTGGGTGATGTCATTATCAATTATTTACAAAGTGTCTACAAATATATTAGTCAAAAGGCTGTTTTCGCAGCAATGAATGTGGGTGAATAA
- a CDS encoding CBS domain-containing protein, whose product MVDEQNQLVGLLTHESFRQKSRPVDLFRLRFVNEVMTRRVICADHDVSIFAIARLMAGNRVSSIMHDCANTAMAKNSRWYCK is encoded by the coding sequence GTGGTTGATGAGCAAAATCAACTGGTGGGATTGCTGACTCACGAAAGTTTCCGGCAAAAATCACGCCCAGTAGATTTGTTCCGGTTGCGGTTTGTGAATGAAGTGATGACGAGAAGGGTGATTTGTGCGGATCATGATGTTTCCATATTCGCCATTGCTCGCTTAATGGCAGGAAATCGAGTTAGTTCCATCATGCATGATTGTGCAAACACAGCAATGGCGAAAAATTCCCGTTGGTATTGTAAGTGA